Proteins co-encoded in one Prunus persica cultivar Lovell chromosome G6, Prunus_persica_NCBIv2, whole genome shotgun sequence genomic window:
- the LOC18772705 gene encoding arabinogalactan peptide 23, whose product MATLFSSGRSNYNSNISISKAYFSISTTPTKMEMKKIALAVLMVAVCMSAAMAAGSPKVGAPVEAPSPSATTAASAPTPSGSIANMPIVGSMVGASLLSLLAFYLH is encoded by the coding sequence ATGGCCACCCTATTTTCCTCAGGACGTTCAAACTACAACTCTAACATTTCCATATCCAAGGCTTATTTCTCAATATCAACCACACCCACAAAAatggagatgaagaagattgCCTTGGCCGTCCTCATGGTTGCAGTCTGCATGTCCGCAGCTATGGCTGCCGGAAGCCCGAAGGTCGGTGCCCCCGTGGAGGCTCCTTCCCCCTCAGCTACCACCGCCGCATCTGCTCCGACACCTAGTGGCTCCATTGCAAACATGCCCATCGTTGGATCTATGGTGGGAGCTTCACTCTTGTCCTTGTTGGCCTTTTACTTGCACTAA
- the LOC18772666 gene encoding uncharacterized protein LOC18772666 codes for MANRIALRLKSHLLRITTPIHPRPFIQSPPLIFSPLFDPHLQRSTNFLLPFTLRFLSTSRRGPIRPKPVDIAGRARQLQTRRLWTYALTFSCIAGFIVIVLNSFQDQLVFYVTPTDALEKYSANPSKSKFRIGGLVLEGSVLQPASSPEMEFVVTDLMTDILVRYKGSLPDLFREGHSVVVEGFVKPFTDEIRREISTKSVSEKARSGECYFAATEVLAKHDEKYMPGEVAEAIEKNKKLLEAGRAGGGESENPKSE; via the coding sequence ATGGCCAATCGCATCGCCCTCCGCCTCAAATCCCACCTCCTTCGCATCACAACCCCCATCCACCCCCGTCCCTTCATCCAATCTCCACCGTTGATCTTCTCCCCACTCTTCGACCCCCATCTCCAACGTTCAACAAATTTCCTCCTCCCGTTCACTCTCCGCTTCCTCTCCACCTCTCGCCGTGGCCCGATCCGGCCCAAACCCGTCGACATCGCGGGCCGGGCGCGCCAGCTCCAAACCCGACGCCTTTGGACCTATGCACTAACCTTCAGCTGCATCGCGGGCTTCATTGTCATCGTCCTCAATAGCTTCCAAGACCAGCTCGTCTTCTACGTGACCCCAACCGACGCTCTAGAGAAATACTCAGCAAACCCTAGCAAGAGCAAGTTCAGGATCGGCGGTCTGGTCCTCGAAGGCAGCGTGCTCCAGCCCGCCTCGTCGCCCGAGATGGAGTTCGTCGTCACCGATTTGATGACCGATATATTGGTCCGATACAAAGGCTCCTTGCCTGATTTGTTTCGGGAGGGTCACTCGGTTGTGGTCGAGGGCTTCGTCAAGCCTTTTACGGATGAAATTCGAAGGGAGATTTCAACGAAGAGTGTCTCGGAGAAGGCGAGGAGCGGCGAGTGCTATTTCGCCGCCACGGAGGTTTTAGCAAAGCATGACGAGAAGTACATGCCCGGTGAAGTCGCTGAGGCGATcgagaagaacaagaagctCCTCGAGGCCGGTCGGGCAGGTGGTGGAGAGTCTGAAAACCCCAAAAGCGAATAG